In the Brassica napus cultivar Da-Ae chromosome A7, Da-Ae, whole genome shotgun sequence genome, one interval contains:
- the LOC106352760 gene encoding carotene epsilon-monooxygenase, chloroplastic, whose translation MESSLFLQSPSSFSSLFTAKSKPFPSPKPRFVSIKASIEKPKPKPKPKSETTSWVSPDWLTSLTRTITSGENDDSGIPIASAKLDDVSELLGGALFLPLYKWMNEYGPIYRLAAGPRNFVVVSDPAIAKHVLRNYPKYAKGLVAEVSEFLFGSGFAIAEGPLWTARRRAVVPSLHKRYLSVIVERVFCRSAERLVEKLQPYAVEGKAVNMEEKFSQLTLDVIGLSLFNYNFDSLTTDSPVIEAVYTALKEAELRSTDILPYWKIDALCKIVPRQVKAEKAVTLIRETVEDLIAKCKEIVEREGERINDEEYVNESDPSILRFLLASREEVSSVQLRDDLLSMLVAGHETTGSVLTWTLYLLSKSPSALAKAQEEVDRVLAGRNPAYEDIKELKYITRCINESMRLYPHPPVLIRRAQVPDILPGNYKVNTGQDIMISVYNVHRSSAVWEKAEEFLPERFELEGPIPNETNTDFKFIPFSGGPRKCVGDQFALMEAIVALAVFLQRLNVELVPDQTISMTTGATIHTTNGLYMKVSQR comes from the exons ATGgagtcttctctctttctccaaTCTCCCTCCTCTTTCTCGTCTCTCTTCACTGCAAAGTCCAAACCTTTTCCCTCTCCTAAACCCAGATTCGTCTCCATCAAAGCCTccattgagaaacctaaaccaaaacccaaacccaaatccGAGACCACGTCGTGGGTCAGCCCCGATTGGCTCACGTCACTCACTCGCACCATCACCTCGGGCGAAAACGACGATTCAGGTATACCAATAGCGAGCGCGAAGCTGGACGACGTCTCGGAGCTTCTCGGAGGAGCTCTCTTCTTGCCGCTCTACAAATGGATGAACGAGTACGGACCCATCTACCGTCTCGCCGCTGGTCCTCGTAACTTCGTGGTGGTCAGCGATCCAGCGATCGCGAAACACGTTCTCAGAAACTATCCTAAGTACGCTAAAGGGTTAGTCGCTGAAGTCTCCGAGTTcctcttcgggtcgggttttgcGATCGCAGAGGGACCTCTTTGGACg GCGAGGAGAAGAGCGGTAGTTCCGTCACTTCACAAGAGGTACTTGTCTGTGATTGTGGAGAGAGTGTTCTGCAGAAGTGCAGAGAGGCTCGTTGAGAAGCTGCAGCCTTATGCAGTGGAGGGAAAAGCTGTGAACATGGAAGAGAAGTTCTCTCAGTTAACTCTCGACGTTATTGGCTTATCGCTTTTCAACTACAACTTCGATTCACTCACTACCGATAGTCCTGTCATCGAAGCTGTTTACACTGCTCTCAAAGAAGCTGAGCTTCGTTCTACTGATAttctaccctattggaag attgATGCATTGTGTAAGATAGTTCCGAGACAAGTGAAAGCTGAAAAGGCTGTGACTTTGATAAGGGAAACAGTTGAGGATCTCATTGCCAAATGCAAAGAGATTGTGGAAAGAGAAGGTGAAAGAATCAATGATGAAGAGTATGTGAATGAGTCTGACCCAAGTATCTTGCGGTTCTTGCTTGCAAGCAGAGAAGAG GTGTCAAGTGTGCAGTTACGAGATGATCTTCTCTCAATGCTTGTTGCAGGTCATGAAACCACTGGGTCTGTTCTCACTTGGACACTTTATCTCCTAAGTAAG AGCCCATCTGCATTGGCGAAAGCACAAGAGGAAGTAGACAGAGTTTTAGCCGGGAGAAACCCGGCTTATGAGGATATAAAGGAGTTGAAGTACATCACTCGTTGTATTAACGAGTCCATGCGTCTTTACCCTCATCCTCCT GTCTTGATTAGAAGAGCTCAAGTTCCAGACATCCTTCCAGGGAACTACAAGGTTAATACAGGACAAGACATTATGATCTCGGTCTATAACGTCCATCGTTCATCCGCG GTGTGGGAGAAAGCTGAAGAGTTTCTGCCTGAACGCTTTGAGTTAGAAGGACCGATCCCTAACGAAACAAACACAGATTTTAA GTTTATACCGTTTAGTGGAGGGCCTAGGAAATGTGTAGGTGATCAGTTTGCATTGATGGAAGCAATAGTGGCACTTGCGGTCTTTCTCCAGCGCCTAAACGTTGAGCTTGTTCCTGATCAGACCATCAGCATGACCACTGGAGCTACCATACACACCACTAAT GGATTGTATATGAAGGTGAGCCAGAGGTAA
- the LOC111203634 gene encoding 60S ribosomal protein L24-2 translates to MVLKTELCRFSGHKIYPGRGIRFIRSDSQVFLFINSKCKHYFHNKLKPSKLAWTTMYRKQHKKDAAQEAVKKRRRATKKPYSRSIVGATLEVIQKKRAEKPEVRDAAREAALRDIKERIKKTKDEKKAKKAEFASKQQKIQAKIPKAAAKGGPKLGGGGGKR, encoded by the exons ATGGTTCTCAA GACGGAGCTTTGTCGTTTCAGTGGCCACAAGATTTACCCAGGAAGAGGAATCAGATTTATCCGATCTGACTCTCAGGTGTTCTTGTTCATCAACTCTAAGTGCAAGCATTACTTTCATAATAAGCTGAAGCCTTCCAAGCTTGCATGGACTACCATGTACAGAAAGCAGCACAAGAAG GATGCAGCTCAAGAGGCTGTGAAGAAGAGGAGACGTGCTACCAAGAAGCCGTACTCGAGGTCCATTGTTGGTGCTACCTTGGAAGTGATTCAGAAGAAGAGAGCTGAGAAGCCTGAAGTTCGTGATGCAGCCAGAGAAGCTGCTCTTCG TGATATCAAGgagagaatcaagaagactaaAGATGAGAAGAAGGCAAAGAAGGCTGAATTTGCTTCAAAGCAACAGAAGATTCAGGCTAAGATCCCCAAGGCTGCTGCCAAGGGAGGTCCCAAGCTGGGAGGTGGTGGTGGCAAACGCTGA
- the LOC111203628 gene encoding CBS domain-containing protein CBSCBSPB3 — translation MSTQATGASSTSGRRSTTTVRRASKKSVQSENGSVVNGGNTSKPNSPPSQLPSSVERTVKKLRLSKALTIPEGTTVFDACRRMAARRVDAVLLTDSSALLSGICTDKDVATRVIAEGLRPEQTLVSKVMTRNPIFVTSDSLAIEALQKMVQGKFRHLPVVENGEVIALLDITKCLYDAISRMEKAAEQGSALAAAVEGVEKQWGAGYSAPYAFIETLRERMFKPALSTIITENSKVALVAPSDPVSVAAKRMRDLRVNSVIISTGSKIQGILTSKDILMRVVAQNLSPELTLVEKVMTPNPECASLETTILDALHIMHDGKFLHLPIMDKDGSAAACVDVLQITHAAISMVENSSGAVNDMANTMMQKFWDSALALDPPDDSDTQSEMSAMMHHSELGKLTSYPSLGLGNSFSFKLEDLKGRVHRFTSSAENLEELMGIVMQRIGSDISDVEQRPQIIYEDDEGDKVLITSDSDLVGAVTLARSAGQKVLRLHLDFTETRTRSLSLETGQLMKENNTTERERGGWVTWRGGVVVTGAVVLTSIAVVVYLKRSKM, via the coding sequence ATGAGTACTCAAGCGACGGGTGCTTCTTCAACATCAGGGAGGAGGAGCACCACCACTGTACGGCGAGCCTCCAAGAAATCAGTTCAATCGGAGAACGGAAGCGTCGTCAATGGCGGGAACACCTCCAAGCCAAACTCACCTCCTTCTCAGCTTCCCTCTAGCGTTGAGAGAACAGTTAAGAAGCTTCGGTTATCGAAAGCTCTTACTATCCCTGAAGGAACCACTGTCTTTGACGCTTGTCGGAGAATGGCTGCTCGGCGTGTTGACGCTGTTCTCTTGACTGACTCAAGTGCGCTTCTCTCAGGGATTTGTACAGACAAGGACGTAGCTACGAGAGTGATTGCTGAAGGGTTGAGACCGGAACAGACTTTGGTCTCTAAGGTTATGACAAGGAACCCTATCTTTGTTACTTCTGATTCATTGGCTATTGAAGCGCTTCAGAAGATGGTTCAAGGGAAGTTTAGGCACTTGCCTGTTGTGGAGAATGGTGAAGTCATTGCTTTGTTGGATATCACTAAGTGTTTATACGATGCTATTTCGAGAATGGAGAAAGCTGCTGAGCAAGGAAGTGCTTTAGCTGCTGCTGTTGAAGGTGTTGAGAAGCAGTGGGGAGCTGGATACTCTGCGCCCTATGCTTTCATCGAGACGTTGAGGGAGAGAATGTTTAAGCCTGCCTTGTCAACGATTATCACGGAGAATTCAAAAGTTGCGCTTGTGGCACCATCAGATCCTGTCTCCGTTGCTGCCAAAAGGATGCGGGACTTGCGTGTTAACTCTGTGATCATCTCCACGGGGAGCAAGATCCAGGGGATACTGACTTCAAAGGACATTCTTATGCGTGTCGTGGCGCAGAACTTATCTCCTGAGCTGACTCTTGTTGAGAAGGTGATGACACCTAATCCTGAATGTGCATCGCTGGAGACGACCATTCTTGATGCGTTGCATATAATGCATGATGGGAAGTTCTTGCATCTTCCAATCATGGACAAAGACGGTTCCGCTGCAGCTTGTGTGGATGTGTTGCAGATAACTCACGCAGCTATCTCAATGGTTGAGAACAGCTCTGGAGCTGTGAACGACATGGCTAACACCATGATGCAGAAGTTCTGGGACTCGGCTCTTGCGTTAGACCCTCCTGATGATTCAGACACTCAAAGCGAAATGTCGGCGATGATGCATCATTCAGAGCTTGGCAAGCTCACTTCTTACCCTTCTCTAGGGCTAGGGAACTCGTTTTCTTTCAAGCTCGAAGATCTCAAGGGCCGTGTGCATCGTTTTACTTCTTCCGCTGAGAACCTTGAGGAGCTGATGGGTATTGTGATGCAAAGAATCGGTAGTGACATCAGCGATGTGGAACAACGGCCTCAGATTATATATGAGGATGATGAAGGTGATAAGGTTTTGATTACATCGGATAGTGATTTGGTTGGTGCTGTTACTCTTGCTAGGTCTGCAGGACAAAAGGTATTGAGGCTGCATCTGGACTTCACGGAGACAAGAACAAGGAGCTTGAGCTTGGAAACGGGTCAACTCATGAAAGAGAATAATACtacagagagagaaagaggtgGATGGGTTACATGGCGTGGTGGTGTGGTGGTTACAGGAGCTGTTGTGCTAACGAGCATAGCCGTAGTTGTTTACTTGAAACGCTCAAAGATGTGA
- the LOC111203637 gene encoding DEAD-box ATP-dependent RNA helicase 38: protein MADTVEKVSTTEASSSSAEAPIPAEKTEPTATEKTKWGDVEDDDEEEANAVSELNSLSIKEESVLDEPEDSSIKAVTSGETPYTSASRFEDLNLSPELMKGLYVEMKFEKPSKIQAISLPMIITPPHKHLIAQAHNGSGKTTCFVLGMLSRVDPSLREPQALCICPTRELAIQNLEVLQKMGKFTGITAELAVPESNHGVTSARRAHVSAQVVIGTPGTLKKWIAFKKLGLNHLKILVFDEADHMLATDGFRDDSLRIMKDIERVNPKYQVLLFSATFNETVKDFVQRTVKDPNQLFVKREDLKLDSVKQYKVVCPREQNKIEVIKDQIMELGDIGQTIIFVKTKVSAGKVHKALADMGYDVTSVHGNMTQEDRDKIVKEFKDCLTQVLIATDVLARGFDQQRVNLVVNYNLPTKYDTGEPDYEVYLHRVGRAGRFGRKGAVFNLLLDDKREIEVMEKIERYFEAQVKEIKSWNSEEEYKSALKEAGLLDE, encoded by the exons ATGGCGGATACTGTAGAGAAAGTCTCCACCACTGAAGCATCTTCATCCTCCGCGGAAGCACCAATCCCCGCCGAGAAAACAGAGCCCACGGCAACGGAGAAGACAAAGTGGGGCGATGTTGAGGATGACGACGAAGAGGAAGCTAACGCAGTTTCGGAGCTCAATTCCTTGAGTATCAAGGAGGAATCTGTGCTTGACGAACCCGAAGACTCAAGCATCAAAGCG gtTACTTCCGGTGAGACACCATACACATCAGCGAGTAGGTTTGAAGATTTGAACTTGTCACCTGAGTTGATGAAAGGCTTATACGTTGAGATGAAGTTCGAGAAGCCCAGCAAGATCCAAGCCATCAGTTTGCCTATGATAATCACACCGCCTCACAAGCACCTCATTGCTCAGGCGCATAACGGATCTGGCAAGACCACCTGTTTCGTTCTTGGGATGCTTAGCCGTGTTGACCCCAGTCTGAGGGAGCCTCAAGCTCTTTGCATCTGTCCCACCCGAGAACTAGCTATCCAG AATTTGGAAGTTCTTCAGAAGATGGGGAAGTTTACTGGGATCACTGCGGAGCTAGCTGTCCCTGAGTCGAATCATGGTGTAACCTCTGCAAGAAGAGCACATGTTTCAGCGCAAGTTGTGATTGGCACCCCTGGGACGCTTAAGAAGTGGATAGCGTTTAAGAAGCTGGGTCTTAATCATCTGAAGATTCTCGTTTTTGATGAGGCTGACCATATGCTTGCTACG GATGGCTTTAGGGATGATTCCTTGAGGATAATGAAGGACATTGAGAGAGTTAATCCAAAGTACCAG GTTCTTCTGTTCTCGGCAACTTTTAACGAAACAGTCAAAGATTTTGTTCAGAGGACAGTCAAGGACCCGAACCAACTGTTTGTAAAAAGAGAGGATCTGAAGTTGGACTCAGTAAAGCAGTATAAGGTGGTTTGCCCAAGGGAGCAGAACAAGATTGAAGTCATCAAGGATCAGATTATGGAGCTCGGAGACATTGGCCAGACCATAATATTCGTGAAAACTAAGGTGTCAGCAGGCAAAGTGCACAAAGCTCTTGCGGATATGGGGTATGATGTCACCAGTGTTCATGGTAATATGACCCAAGAGGACAGAGATAAGATAGTGAAGGAGTTCAAAGACTGCCTAACTCAAGTCCTCATTGCAACCGATGTTCTTGCAAGAGGTTTTGACCAACAGCGG GTGAATTTGGTTGTCAATTATAATCTGCCTACTAAGTATGACACCGGTGAGCCAGATTATGAGGTTTACCTTCACAGAGTTGGAAGAGCTGGCCGGTTTGGTCGTAAAG GAGCTGTATTCAACCTCCTCCTAGATGATAAGAGGGAGATAGAGGTCATGGAGAAGATAGAGCGCTACTTTGAAGCACAGGTTAAAGAGATAAAGTCTTGGAATTCAGAGGAAGAGTACAAGAGCGCACTCAAAGAAGCTGGCCTGCTTGATGAGTAA
- the LOC111203631 gene encoding pyruvate kinase 1, cytosolic: MHSSHLLLEEPIRMASILEPSKSSFFPALTKIVGTLGPKSRSVETLSGCLKSGMSVARFDFSWGDAEYHQETLDNLKIAVKSTKKLCAVMLDTVGPELQVINKSGKAITLKADGLVTLTPSQDREASSEVLPINFNGLAKAVKKGDTIFVGQYLFTGSETTSVWLEVDEVKGDDVICLSRNAATLAGSLFTLHASQVHIDLPTLTEKDKEVISTWGVQNKIDFLSLSYCRHAEDVRQTREMLKKLGDLSQTQIFAKIENVEGLNHFDEILQEADGIILSRGNLGIDLPPEKVFLFQKAALYKCNMAGKPAVLTRVVDSMTDNLRPTRAEATDVANAVLDGSDAILLGAETLRGLYPVETISTVGRICAEAEKVFNQDLYFKKTVKYVGEPMSHLESIASSAVRAAIKVKASVIICFTSSGRAARLIAKYRPTMPVISVVIPRVKTNQLKWSFSGAFEARQSLIVRGLFPMLADPRHPAESTSATNESVLKVALDHGKQAGVIKSHDRVVVCQKVGDASVVKIIELED, encoded by the exons ATGCATTCGAGTCATCTCCTTCTCGAGGAACCGATCAGGATGGCATCAATCCTCGAGCCATCCAAATCt AGCTTCTTCCCAGCATTGACTAAGATCGTCGGGACTCTCGGTCCCAAATCCCGATCCGTCGAGACTCTCTCCGGTTGCCTCAAATCCGGGATGTCCG TGGCTCGATTTGATTTCTCTTGGGGAGATGCTGAGTATCACCAGGAGACGCTGGATAATCTGAAAATTGCTGTGAAGAGCACTAAGAAGCTTTGTGCT GTTATGCTTGATACTGTGGGACCTGAGCTGCAAGTTATCAACAAGTCTGGGAAAGCTATTACTCTTAAAGCCGATGGACTTGTTACTTTGACACCCAGTCAAGATCGAGAAGCGTCTTCTGAAGTCCTTCCGATTAACTTTAATGGGCTTGCCAAG GCAGTGAAGAAGGGAGACACTATCTTTGTTGGGCAATACCTATTCACTGGTAGTGAAACAACTTCAGTTTGGCTCGAG GTTGATGAAGTTAAAGGAGATGATGTCATTTGCCTGTCAAGGAATGCTGCTACTCTTGCTGGTTCTCTCTTCACTCTGCACGCCTCTCAAGTTCACATCGATCTGCCAACTCTTACGGAGAAAGATAAGGAG GTTATAAGCACATGGGGAGTTCAGAATAAAATCGATTTTCTCTCTTTGTCTTATTGTCGTCATGCGGAGGATGTTCGCCAG ACCCGCGAAATGCTTAAGAAGTTGGGTGACCTCTCTCAAACACAAATATTTGCCAAGATTGAGAATGTAGAG gGACTTAACCACTTTGATGAGATTCTACAAGAAGCTGATGGAATTATTCTTTCTCGTGGGAATTTGGGTATTGATCTACCCCCGGAAAAG gtgtttttgtttcaaaagGCGGCTCTTTACAAGTGCAACATGGCTGGAAAACCAGCCGTTCTTACCCGTGTCGTTGATAGTATGACTGACAACTTGCGACCAACTCGTGCAGAGGCAACAGATGTTGCTAATGCTGTTCTAGATG GAAGTGATGCAATTCTTCTTGGTGCTGAGACCCTTCGCGGTTTATACCCTGTTGAGACAATATCCACTGTCGGTAGAATCTGTGCTGAG GCAGAAAAGGTTTTCAATCAGGACTTGTACTTCAAGAAGACTGTCAAGTATGTAGGAGAACCGATGTCTCACTTGGAATCCATTGCTTCTTCAGCT GTACGGGCAGCAATCAAGGTTAAGGCATCTGTCATTATATGCTTCACCTCTTCTGGAAGAGCAGCAAG GTTAATTGCCAAATACAGGCCAACAATGCCCGTTATTTCTGTTGTCATTCCCCGGGTTAAGACAAATCAGCTGAAATGGAGCTTTAGTGGAGCCTTTGAG GCGAGGCAGTCACTTATTGTCAGAGGCCTTTTCCCCATGCTCGCTGATCCTCGTCACCCA GCGGAATCAACAAGTGCGACGAACGAGTCAGTCCTCAAGGTTGCACTAGACCATGGAAAGCAAGCAGGAGTGATCAAATCGCATGACAGAGTAGTGGTGTGTCAGAAAGTTGGTGATGCTTCTGTGGTGAAGATCATCGAGCTAGAGGATTAA